Proteins found in one Magnolia sinica isolate HGM2019 chromosome 5, MsV1, whole genome shotgun sequence genomic segment:
- the LOC131245862 gene encoding pentatricopeptide repeat-containing protein At1g08610-like, translating to MGRTLFLQQSIGNASCSHGLHPCCDHLKSNYGFILHSSIRYSSVHRDCLMKGELKIACCLRCNGIFGLKRNGLLLRCRGQQRSVCIDRVNDISKENCELERTIMGTSNRLREPRSNSKRPSQSSLLSLLGFEGPFVENDEESNNAILHTFCKNGKLGEASNLIDVMSRIGQIPDFPLCINIIRGLIKVQRIEKAHKILDIMVMSGGVPDNITYNMLVGGLCKKGQLKSAIELLDSMSLSGCPPDVITYNTILRSMFEQGQFDQAVGFWKDQLRKGCPPYLIPYTVLIELVCKNCGMERAMEVMNDMAIEGCYPDIVTYNSLVNMACKEGKHEDAALAVFNLLSRGFEPNAITYNTLLHCLCSSGSWTEADEILSIMNKMSHPPTVVTYNILINSLCKYGHLDRAIDFLDRMVSQGCSPDIITYNTLLGALCKESMTDEALDILHSLGDIGCFPVLITYNTVIDGLAKKGDMEKAMELLSEMITQGIRPDDITYSSLIGGLCRKDLLEDAVEMLREMGRSNHRTRPSTYGIVIQALCRKDRVDAAIQILDMMTSSRCKPNEIIYSALIRGIASAGMAGEAIELRKMLVERKVLREESTVD from the coding sequence ATGGGGCGTACTTTGTTCTTGCAACAATCAATAGGCAATGCTTCTTGTTCTCATGGATTACACCCGTGCTGCGACCATTTGAAAAGTAACTATGGTTTTATTCTCCATTCGTCGATTCGATATTCTTCAGTTCATCGTGACTGTTTGATGAAGGGCGAGCTTAAAATTGCATGCTGTTTACGCTGCAATGGCATTTTCGGTTTAAAACGAAATGGGCTTTTGCTACGATGTAGAGGGCAGCAGAGAAGTGTTTGCATTGATAGAGTTAATGATATCAGCAAAGAGAACTGTGAGTTGGAAAGAACTATAATGGGTACGAGTAATAGATTGAGAGAACCTCGATCCAATTCTAAAAGGCCATCGCAGTCGAGTTTGCTGTCGCTTTTGGGTTTCGAAGGGCCCTTTGTTGAAAACGATGAGGAATCGAACAATGCCATCTTACACACTTTCTGCAAGAATGGGAAGTTGGGCGAAGCCTCTaatttgattgatgtgatgtcgCGGATTGGTCAGATTCCTGACTTCCCGTTGTGTATAAACATAATCCGGGGTCTGATTAAAGTGCAACGGATTGAGAAGGCGCACAAGATTTTAGACATCATGGTTATGTCGGGAGGGGTCCCAGATAACATCACTTACAACATGTTGGTCGGTGGTCTCTGTAAGAAAGGGCAGTTGAAGTCTGCGATCGAACTTCTCGACAGCATGAGCTTGAGTGGTTGCCCCCCTGATGTGATCACATACAATACCATTCTTCGGTCTATGTTCGAGCAAGGTCAGTTCGATCAGGCAGTTGGGTTTTGGAAGGATCAGTTGAGGAAAGGCTGCCCTCCGTATCTGATCCCTTACACCGTTCTCATCGAGTTAGTCTGCAAGAACTGTGGAATGGAACGGGCCATGGAAGTCATGAATGATATGGCGATCGAAGGCTGTTATCCTGATATCGTGACCTATAACTCCTTGGTGAACATGGCTTGTAAAGAAGGAAAGCATGAAGATGCTGCATTGGCGGTATTCAATCTTTTATCACGTGGGTTTGAGCCTAATGCTATCACCTACAACACCCTTCTCCACTGCCTATGCAGCAGTGGCAGTTGGACTGAAGCTGACGAGATTCTTTCGATCATGAACAAGATGTCCCATCCTCCTACCGTCGTCACTTACAATATCTTGATCAACAGTCTCTGCAAGTACGGACATTTAGACAGGGCTATTGATTTCTTAGATCGGATGGTTTCTCAGGGCTGTTCTCCCGATATAATCACATACAATACTCTTTTGGGTGCTCTTTGTAAGGAGAGCATGACTGATGAAGCGCTCGATATACTTCACTCTTTAGGTGATATTGGGTGTTTTCCTGTCCTGATCACCTACAATACTGTCATTGATGGGTTAGCAAAGAAGGGGGATATGGAGAAGGCAATGGAGCTTCTGAGCGAGATGATCACCCAAGGGATTAGGCCTGATGACATTACTTACAGTTCGTTGATTGGCGGTTTGTGTAGGAAGGATCTGTTGGAGGACGCTGTGGAGATGCTGAGGGAGATGGGCCGAAGCAATCATAGGACAAGACCGAGTACTTACGGTATTGTGATCCAGGCACTGTGCAGAAAAGATAGGGTTGATGCTGCCATCCAAATTCTTGATATGATGACGTCAAGCCGATGCAAGCCCAATGAAATCATTTACAGTGCTCTGATTAGAGGAATAGCATCTGCTGGGATGGCTGGTGAAGCGATTGAATTGCGGAAGATGCTGGTTGAACGGAAGGTTCTTAGAGAAGAATCAACAGTTGATTGA